The genomic DNA CTCGACATGCCCACGTTACTTTCTGAAACGTTAATGCCTCTTCTTTCCACTTGCTCCCTGCTTTCCCTTGTCTTCTCTCCTTCGTCACCACATTCTTCCTTCTCCTGAAATActgctctcttctctcccctactcccctgccccttctctttctttccccttcctcctccctcctgtctCCCTTTCCTCTGTCCCCACCTTGGttacctctctctcctcttcatgCACCTGGCCCCTGCCTTCTGCAGTGCCTCAGCAATGTGCCACAGCTCACCAACTACTTCCTCAAAAACCGCTACCTGGAGGAGCTCAACTTCTGCAACCCGCTGGGCATGAAGGGGGAGATTGCAGAGGCCTATGCGGACCTGGTGAAGCAGGCGTGGTCCGGCCACCACCGCTCCATCGTGCCCCACGTGTTCAAGGTGTGGCTCAGCCCTGGCCGGCTCCTCTGCGCCCCCATCCCCCAACTCCCTCACGCTCTGACGGCCCTGCCCATCTTCTCAGACCAAGGTCGGCCACTTTGCGTCCCAGTTTCTGGGCTACCAGCAGCATGACTCacaggagctgctgtcgtttctCCTGGATGGGCTGCACGAGGACCTCAATCGTGTTAAGAAGAAGGAATATGTGGAACTGTGCGATGCTGCTGGGAGGCCAGATCAGGTGGGTGCTCCTGGAAGACCCCCATCCTGAGAGCCTCATTAAAGCCACTAGGGCCTCTGCCTCAGGAATTTTCTGGCCTCCCTGGAGTATCCCGCACACCACCATTTTCTATTAAGCTCCTCTTCCCTGACCTCAGTCCCAACCTTGGCTCCAATGCCACATCTGCCCTCACACCCAACCCAGAGTTAACCCCCACCTGGTCTCCTGCCCCAAATAACCCCCGGCCCTGACAGTGAATGCAGTCTCCAGATAGCCCTCACTGTAACTCTGCCTCTGGACTTTACCGGTGGCCCTAACCTTAACTTTAATCCCATGCGCATCCACCCCACACCATGGTTTTCCCCGGCCCCGGGCAAGCCTCACCACCCACCACGGCACTCAACAGGAGGTTGCTCGGGAGGCCTGGCAGAACCACAGACGGCGGAACGATTCTGTGATTGTGGACACTTTCCATGGCCTCTTCAAGTCCACGGTGGTGTGCCCTGATTGTGGCAACGTGTCTGTGACCTTCGACCCCTTCTGCTACCTCAGTGTCCCACTGCCTGTGACCCACAAGAGGGTCATGGAGGTCTTCTTTGTCTCCATGGACCCCCGCCGCAAGCCAGAGCAGGTATGGGGGGAATGGGGACAGGGGACGTAATGAGGGACATGTAGTCAGAGTTCGTTTGATTACTCTGCCGTACCTCAGGGTTTCCTTCCCTAGCTCACCACACATCCTTCTGCTCTTTTGTGGATACCGTTCCTCCCTCAGCACCGGCTCGTGGTCCCCAAGAGAGGCAAGATCTCGGATCTGTGTGTGGCTCTGGCCAAACACACTGGTGTCTCGCCAGAAAGGGTGAGGCTCTGCAGATAGAAGGAGGGTGGGATTCAGGGGCAggggggcagagagaggcagaagggCCTGGGGGAGACCTGGCAGACTGACCGGTCCCCTCTCCGCATCCCATTCTCAGATGATGGTGGCCGATGTCTTCAGTCACCGCTTCTATAAGATCTACCAGCTGGAGGAGTCTCTGAGCAGCATCTTGGACCGAGATGATATCTTCATGTGAGTGAGAGGACCAGGGGAGATGAGGGCTTCTCAGCAACCTCCTCCATTAACCacctttcctctcccttcctcggCCTGATTCACAGGGCACCTGCGTGGCTCGGGGCTTCGGCCATGTGTCTTAGTGGGGCAGGGGGCTAGGGGCTGTCAGTGAGTGGGGCGACACATCCTTATACAGGGCGTCCTTGGGTGTTTTCCTCCTTGTTATGTGAGGGAGGctcctgtttctttattttattcagcACTTAACTAGTACCTCGTATGTACCAGATGCTGATCTGCACTCCTTACTCACATTGCAGGCCTCAAAAACCAAGTGATTTTTGAAATGGGGAACACTAAGATGCTTTCTGAGCATAAGAACATTCAGAGCAAGTTTGAAATCTTCGGGTAACTAAAACAGAAGGTGCTTTATGAGTAGAAAAGTTTTTGTAAACCAAGCAGTTtagttttccaaaaagaaaatggttttagATCCCTGTGTCACAAAAAATTTTTGTTAACTCCCTCAGTGCTCTGATAACACCGAAGTACTTCATCTAACATCACATAAACAAAGGGCTGTGTAAATCATCCAACAGTTTGTAAAATGCAGAACCCTGGGTGACTCTTTggacccttttaaaaatattttcaggctGTGAGTGGTGAGTGGCTGGAGCAACTGGGGTAGAGTCCTTGAATCCCTCCTGGGTGTCCTGATCAGGTGTGACCTGATGTCCATCCCCCACAGATACGAGGTGTCAGGCAGGGCTGCTATTGGCGAGAACTCCAGAGAGGACGTTGTGCTTCCTATCTATCTGCGGGAGCGCACCCCAGCCCGGGACTACAACAATTCTTACTATGGCCTGATGCTCTTTGGGCACCCACTCCTGGTGTCGGTGCCCCGGGACCGGCTCTCCTGGGACGCCCTGTATCACATCCTGCTGTACCGCCTCTCGTGAGTCTGCCCTTTGGGAtcaggcagggaggtggggtcaGAACTCAGACCCGGGTGTCTAGCTGCTTAGTTGCCACCTCCCGTCTGCATCCAGAAGACAGCTCAAACTTAACATGGCCAGAGAGGAACTTGtaggcttttttctttctctaaatttCTGACTTTGCTACCACTTctcctaggtgctggggatacacagaggtgaacaagacagacaaaataCAGACTTCATCTTGTACTTAATTGTCTCTTCCTTGGAGAGGcttggttgtttgtgtttttactgaTAGATTTTCATCGTGCTTAAAATCCAGAGTCCTTACCAAGGCAAACAACAGTGCGCTATCTGGCTTCACCTCTCTCTCATGTTGCACTTACAAGTGCTCctcagaggccttccctgatggAAATTTACAGCTGATCGTGGGCCTGTTTACCAGTGGCTTATCATACTTAAGATCCACGCTCCTTAACTGTGGCGCACAAGATCCTACATTGTCAGGCCGCCTCTTCCCGTGTCCCTCTGGCATCTCCTGAGACCTTCCGGGCTCCTCCTTAAGAACTGTTAGTGTATGGGTTTACCAGTGGCTTCCCATCATAAGCAAAGTAGGATTCTGGACTCTGTCCTCCCTGCCCTCGGGTCCCTCCTTGAGAGTCTCCTCTGCTCTGTCGGCAGACGCTATGTGACCAGACCCAGCTCGGATGACGAGGATGATGGGGATGAGAAaggtgaggaagagaaaggagagaggatcAGCAAGGATGAGGGTCTGTACAAGCAGTCCCATGGCCTGAGGAAGGGTCAGGGGGTCTGGGGTCGGTCTGGCCCACACAGGGTCCACATGGATGTGTACTGCAGCTCAACCCCCTGGGGCTCACACATTTCCACCTCTGACATCCTCTCCTGTCCCAGCAGACCTGGAGGATAAGGACAACCTCCCTAAGCCTGGACATGTGGCTGGGGGCAGCTCCCAAGACCCTGGGCCGGAGCAGGCTGGGCCCAGCTCTGGAGTCGCGGGCGGGAGCCGGGCCCCCGTGGACAACGCCCCTGGACCATCTCACTGGCCCCAGAGAGCACGGCGCAAGCACCTCTTCACCCTGCAGACAGTGAATTCCAATGGGACCAGCGACCGCTCGACCTTCAACGAGGATACCCATGGTGTCTCCTTCAGCTGTGAGCCAGGGTTGGGGAGGCGGGAGGGGGGGTTTCCTTGGCAGCAGGGCCCATGACCACCTCCCCTCGCCCCCAGCCCAGCCGTACATTGCCATCGACTGGGAGCCAGAGATGAAGAAGCGTTACTATGACGAGGTGGAGGCTGAGGTAAGCGAGATCCTGGGGATGGGAGGCACTTTCACCTTGTgccacacacaccctcccccacctccgCCGAGCCGAGCCGTGGCCGCAGAGCTCCCAGGGCCTCGGATTCCTAGCTTCAAAGTCCGTGCTCTTAACCACTCGACGTGCGTCTTCCACCCCCACTCCTTTTTATCCCCCCCCCAACCACCGTCCTCATACCTGGCTGTCCACTCCTCCGACCTAGGGCTACGTGAAGCATGACTGCGTTGGGTACGTGCTGAAGAAGGCTCCGGTGCGGCTGCAGGAGTGCATCGAGCTCTTCACCACCACTGAGACCCTGGAGAAGGAAAACCCCTGGTGAGGGACCAGAACGGGGCCTCTGGGGGTGCAGTCGGGTGGGACCACCTCCCCCAGTCCGTCACCACTAAATacacctccttccccctccccctcactcgAAGCCTTCCTGCCACTCTGGCCACCAACACCCCAAGCCTATTCCTACCTCAGAGCCTTTGCCTGGGCTGTTCCTTCTCCCAGGGTCGTTCTTCCTCTTGTTATCTACAGGATTTGACCTCCATTTTGCTCAGGTCTCTGAGCAAATGTCACCTTATCAGAGAGACCTTCTCTTACTCTTCTGTTAAAAGCCACTCCTCCCCCAGCCATCAGCTCCCTCCATTCCCTCTCTCTAGCTCTGTAACGCCACTTGATGTCACATCCTAGATCCCCTTTTGCAtcgttttttgtcttttctgttagAGTGAACCCCTTAAGGGGGAAGACTTTTAAGTTCACTGTGTGTCTCTTCTCACTGATTATAATGGTGTGGGCTGTGCAGTAGATACTCGTTAGATCCTtgcagaataaacaaaacagaaaaagagaaccaaaaaagacaaaaccagTCTCAAAAATAAGAGCGGCATCTCCGTGGAGCAGAAAGGGAATAGAAGTACAAAGTAGTGCCAAAGGACTCAACAGTAGACCGTCAGTAAATACCTGGCGAGTGAGTCAGTGaataaaatagaagagagaaaactgGAGTGAGAGAGGCAGGCTCTAAAAGAAGACTAGTGTCTCACAGACCGGAAGCCAAACAAAAACACACGCCAGTACAAACGTGTATACGGTGGGGAGTTGGTAAGTACTTGGCAGGATTTTAACGTGTCAAGAGAGCAAACTGGAGTAACAGGCAGGCTAGGAGTAAGAGCAGCATCTCTGGACGAGACGTGGCCCACGAAGGCCGCACGGCACAAGGAGCATGCGGTAGGTGCTCAGAAAGTGTCTGTGTCCCGACTCGGGCTCCATCTCTAGGTACTGCCCCAATTGCAAGCAGCACCAGCTGGCCACCAAGAAGCTGGACCTGTGGATGCTGCCGGAGACGCTCATCATCCACCTGAAGCGCTTTTCCTACACCAAGTTCTCCCGCGAGAAGCTGGATACCCTTGTGGAGTTTCCTATCCGGTCCGGGGCCCGGGGAGGCTGGCTGTGGGGGGAAGGCAGGCAATGGGGAAGGGGGCGCCAGCAGtgttatccctctccccacccacaggGACCTGGACTTCTCCAAGTTTGTCGTCAAGCCGCAGAACGAGTCGGCCCCAGAGCTGTACAAATATGATCTCATCGCAGTTTCCAACCATTACGGGGGCCTGCGGGATGGACACTGTATGTGCCAGGCCGTGGCAGGGCCGTGTGCCGGGGGGTCAGGATGTCCCCAGTGGGTGTCCCCAGATGTGTGAACGGGTGGCGAGGTCATCAGGGTGGGAGGAGTGAGAGAGCGAACGTGGTCGCCTCTTAGGGGCAGGAGGGTGGGTGAGGACAGCTTCCCCTCTCTTATAGATACGACATTTGCCTGCAACAAGGACAGCGGTCAATGGCACTACTTCGATGACAACAGTGTCTCACCTGTGACTGAGAATCAGATTGAGGTGTGATTTCCATCCTCCC from Balaenoptera acutorostrata chromosome X, mBalAcu1.1, whole genome shotgun sequence includes the following:
- the USP11 gene encoding ubiquitin carboxyl-terminal hydrolase 11 isoform X6, which codes for MDTAHPAQFNRTDSIDLVLRTAQEQFLVSPQEETRLWIKNAEGSFERLCNTRVTVLDAALQTGQVVIMETRNKDGTWPSAQLPAMSSTSEEDEDFQGQPGICGLTNLGNTCFMNSALQCLSNVPQLTNYFLKNRYLEELNFCNPLGMKGEIAEAYADLVKQAWSGHHRSIVPHVFKTKVGHFASQFLGYQQHDSQELLSFLLDGLHEDLNRVKKKEYVELCDAAGRPDQEVAREAWQNHRRRNDSVIVDTFHGLFKSTVVCPDCGNVSVTFDPFCYLSVPLPVTHKRVMEVFFVSMDPRRKPEQHRLVVPKRGKISDLCVALAKHTGVSPERMMVADVFSHRFYKIYQLEESLSSILDRDDIFIYEVSGRAAIGENSREDVVLPIYLRERTPARDYNNSYYGLMLFGHPLLVSVPRDRLSWDALYHILLYRLSRYVTRPSSDDEDDGDEKDLEDKDNLPKPGHVAGGSSQDPGPEQAGPSSGVAGGSRAPVDNAPGPSHWPQRARRKHLFTLQTVNSNGTSDRSTFNEDTHGVSFSSQPYIAIDWEPEMKKRYYDEVEAEGYVKHDCVGYVLKKAPVRLQECIELFTTTETLEKENPWYCPNCKQHQLATKKLDLWMLPETLIIHLKRFSYTKFSREKLDTLVEFPIRDLDFSKFVVKPQNESAPELYKYDLIAVSNHYGGLRDGHYTTFACNKDSGQWHYFDDNSVSPVTENQIESKAAYVLFYQRQDVARRLQPQPSLSDPPASPACGTPANFEFMDIN
- the USP11 gene encoding ubiquitin carboxyl-terminal hydrolase 11 isoform X3, yielding MAAVAESPAAAAAAEDREPQREAVPGLESQRRQIENGENGRGPPLRTGESWFLVERHWYKQWEVHVQGGGQDPSTFPGCINNAELFEDQVNWRLKKGLVEGEDYVLLPAAAWHYLVSWYGLEHGQPPIERKVVELSSIQKVEVYPVELLLIQHSDMDTAHPAQFNRTDSIDLVLRTAQEQFLVSPQEETRLWIKNAEGSFERLCNTRVTVLDAALQTGQVVIMETRNKDGTWPSAQLPAMSSTSEEDEDFQGQPGICGLTNLGNTCFMNSALQCLSNVPQLTNYFLKNRYLEELNFCNPLGMKGEIAEAYADLVKQAWSGHHRSIVPHVFKTKVGHFASQFLGYQQHDSQELLSFLLDGLHEDLNRVKKKEYVELCDAAGRPDQEVAREAWQNHRRRNDSVIVDTFHGLFKSTVVCPDCGNVSVTFDPFCYLSVPLPVTHKRVMEVFFVSMDPRRKPEQHRLVVPKRGKISDLCVALAKHTGVSPERMMVADVFSHRFYKIYQLEESLSSILDRDDIFIYEVSGRAAIGENSREDVVLPIYLRERTPARDYNNSYYGLMLFGHPLLVSVPRDRLSWDALYHILLYRLSRYVTRPSSDDEDDGDEKDLEDKDNLPKPGHVAGGSSQDPGPEQAGPSSGVAGGSRAPVDNAPGPSHWPQRARRKHLFTLQTVNSNGTSDRSTFNEDTHGVSFSSQPYIAIDWEPEMKKRYYDEVEAEGYVKHDCVGYVLKKAPVRLQECIELFTTTETLEKENPWYCPNCKQHQLATKKLDLWMLPETLIIHLKRFSYTKFSREKLDTLVEFPIRDLDFSKFVVKPQNESAPELYKYDLIAVSNHYGGLRDGHYTTFACNKDSGQWHYFDDNSVSPVTENQIESKAAYVLFYQRQDVARRLQPQPSLSDPPASPACGTPANFEFMDIN
- the USP11 gene encoding ubiquitin carboxyl-terminal hydrolase 11 isoform X2; the protein is MAAVAESPAAAAAAEDREPQREAVPGLESQRRQIENGENGRGPPLRTGESWFLVERHWYKQWEVHVQGGGQDPSTFPGCINNAELFEDQVNWRLKKGLVEGEDYVLLPAAAWHYLVSWYGLEHGQPPIERKVVELSSIQKVEVYPVELLLIQHSDMDTAHPAQFNRTDSIGFQEDLECAPSPSTDLVLRTAQEQFLVSPQEETRLWIKNAEGSFERLCNTRVTVLDAALQTGQVVIMETRNKDGTWPSAQLPAMSSTSEEDEDFQGQPGICGLTNLGNTCFMNSALQCLSNVPQLTNYFLKNRYLEELNFCNPLGMKGEIAEAYADLVKQAWSGHHRSIVPHVFKTKVGHFASQFLGYQQHDSQELLSFLLDGLHEDLNRVKKKEYVELCDAAGRPDQEVAREAWQNHRRRNDSVIVDTFHGLFKSTVVCPDCGNVSVTFDPFCYLSVPLPVTHKRVMEVFFVSMDPRRKPEQHRLVVPKRGKISDLCVALAKHTGVSPERMMVADVFSHRFYKIYQLEESLSSILDRDDIFIYEVSGRAAIGENSREDVVLPIYLRERTPARDYNNSYYGLMLFGHPLLVSVPRDRLSWDALYHILLYRLSRYVTRPSSDDEDDGDEKDLEDKDNLPKPGHVAGGSSQDPGPEQAGPSSGVAGGSRAPVDNAPGPSHWPQRARRKHLFTLQTVNSNGTSDRSTFNEDTHAQPYIAIDWEPEMKKRYYDEVEAEGYVKHDCVGYVLKKAPVRLQECIELFTTTETLEKENPWYCPNCKQHQLATKKLDLWMLPETLIIHLKRFSYTKFSREKLDTLVEFPIRDLDFSKFVVKPQNESAPELYKYDLIAVSNHYGGLRDGHYTTFACNKDSGQWHYFDDNSVSPVTENQIESKAAYVLFYQRQDVARRLQPQPSLSDPPASPACGTPANFEFMDIN
- the USP11 gene encoding ubiquitin carboxyl-terminal hydrolase 11 isoform X4, whose product is MAAVAESPAAAAAAEDREPQREAVPGLESQRRQIENGENGRGPPLRTGESWFLVERHWYKQWEVHVQGGGQDPSTFPGCINNAELFEDQVNWRLKKGLVEGEDYVLLPAAAWHYLVSWYGLEHGQPPIERKVVELSSIQKVEVYPVELLLIQHSDMDTAHPAQFNRTDSIDLVLRTAQEQFLVSPQEETRLWIKNAEGSFERLCNTRVTVLDAALQTGQVVIMETRNKDGTWPSAQLPAMSSTSEEDEDFQGQPGICGLTNLGNTCFMNSALQCLSNVPQLTNYFLKNRYLEELNFCNPLGMKGEIAEAYADLVKQAWSGHHRSIVPHVFKTKVGHFASQFLGYQQHDSQELLSFLLDGLHEDLNRVKKKEYVELCDAAGRPDQEVAREAWQNHRRRNDSVIVDTFHGLFKSTVVCPDCGNVSVTFDPFCYLSVPLPVTHKRVMEVFFVSMDPRRKPEQHRLVVPKRGKISDLCVALAKHTGVSPERMMVADVFSHRFYKIYQLEESLSSILDRDDIFIYEVSGRAAIGENSREDVVLPIYLRERTPARDYNNSYYGLMLFGHPLLVSVPRDRLSWDALYHILLYRLSRYVTRPSSDDEDDGDEKDLEDKDNLPKPGHVAGGSSQDPGPEQAGPSSGVAGGSRAPVDNAPGPSHWPQRARRKHLFTLQTVNSNGTSDRSTFNEDTHAQPYIAIDWEPEMKKRYYDEVEAEGYVKHDCVGYVLKKAPVRLQECIELFTTTETLEKENPWYCPNCKQHQLATKKLDLWMLPETLIIHLKRFSYTKFSREKLDTLVEFPIRDLDFSKFVVKPQNESAPELYKYDLIAVSNHYGGLRDGHYTTFACNKDSGQWHYFDDNSVSPVTENQIESKAAYVLFYQRQDVARRLQPQPSLSDPPASPACGTPANFEFMDIN
- the USP11 gene encoding ubiquitin carboxyl-terminal hydrolase 11 isoform X5, encoding MDTAHPAQFNRTDSIGFQEDLECAPSPSTDLVLRTAQEQFLVSPQEETRLWIKNAEGSFERLCNTRVTVLDAALQTGQVVIMETRNKDGTWPSAQLPAMSSTSEEDEDFQGQPGICGLTNLGNTCFMNSALQCLSNVPQLTNYFLKNRYLEELNFCNPLGMKGEIAEAYADLVKQAWSGHHRSIVPHVFKTKVGHFASQFLGYQQHDSQELLSFLLDGLHEDLNRVKKKEYVELCDAAGRPDQEVAREAWQNHRRRNDSVIVDTFHGLFKSTVVCPDCGNVSVTFDPFCYLSVPLPVTHKRVMEVFFVSMDPRRKPEQHRLVVPKRGKISDLCVALAKHTGVSPERMMVADVFSHRFYKIYQLEESLSSILDRDDIFIYEVSGRAAIGENSREDVVLPIYLRERTPARDYNNSYYGLMLFGHPLLVSVPRDRLSWDALYHILLYRLSRYVTRPSSDDEDDGDEKDLEDKDNLPKPGHVAGGSSQDPGPEQAGPSSGVAGGSRAPVDNAPGPSHWPQRARRKHLFTLQTVNSNGTSDRSTFNEDTHGVSFSSQPYIAIDWEPEMKKRYYDEVEAEGYVKHDCVGYVLKKAPVRLQECIELFTTTETLEKENPWYCPNCKQHQLATKKLDLWMLPETLIIHLKRFSYTKFSREKLDTLVEFPIRDLDFSKFVVKPQNESAPELYKYDLIAVSNHYGGLRDGHYTTFACNKDSGQWHYFDDNSVSPVTENQIESKAAYVLFYQRQDVARRLQPQPSLSDPPASPACGTPANFEFMDIN
- the USP11 gene encoding ubiquitin carboxyl-terminal hydrolase 11 isoform X1 is translated as MAAVAESPAAAAAAEDREPQREAVPGLESQRRQIENGENGRGPPLRTGESWFLVERHWYKQWEVHVQGGGQDPSTFPGCINNAELFEDQVNWRLKKGLVEGEDYVLLPAAAWHYLVSWYGLEHGQPPIERKVVELSSIQKVEVYPVELLLIQHSDMDTAHPAQFNRTDSIGFQEDLECAPSPSTDLVLRTAQEQFLVSPQEETRLWIKNAEGSFERLCNTRVTVLDAALQTGQVVIMETRNKDGTWPSAQLPAMSSTSEEDEDFQGQPGICGLTNLGNTCFMNSALQCLSNVPQLTNYFLKNRYLEELNFCNPLGMKGEIAEAYADLVKQAWSGHHRSIVPHVFKTKVGHFASQFLGYQQHDSQELLSFLLDGLHEDLNRVKKKEYVELCDAAGRPDQEVAREAWQNHRRRNDSVIVDTFHGLFKSTVVCPDCGNVSVTFDPFCYLSVPLPVTHKRVMEVFFVSMDPRRKPEQHRLVVPKRGKISDLCVALAKHTGVSPERMMVADVFSHRFYKIYQLEESLSSILDRDDIFIYEVSGRAAIGENSREDVVLPIYLRERTPARDYNNSYYGLMLFGHPLLVSVPRDRLSWDALYHILLYRLSRYVTRPSSDDEDDGDEKDLEDKDNLPKPGHVAGGSSQDPGPEQAGPSSGVAGGSRAPVDNAPGPSHWPQRARRKHLFTLQTVNSNGTSDRSTFNEDTHGVSFSSQPYIAIDWEPEMKKRYYDEVEAEGYVKHDCVGYVLKKAPVRLQECIELFTTTETLEKENPWYCPNCKQHQLATKKLDLWMLPETLIIHLKRFSYTKFSREKLDTLVEFPIRDLDFSKFVVKPQNESAPELYKYDLIAVSNHYGGLRDGHYTTFACNKDSGQWHYFDDNSVSPVTENQIESKAAYVLFYQRQDVARRLQPQPSLSDPPASPACGTPANFEFMDIN